Proteins from a single region of Polyangiaceae bacterium:
- a CDS encoding MXAN_6577-like cysteine-rich protein: MQAREFPVRFFGAALIAFAAAVLLLPACGSDDSTDSTPGPDCPTGQVACSGVCVDTATNAAHCGGCGKSCGSGQTCQGGSCACGASQTDCSGSCADLQSDPKHCGDCATACDSGLVCSLGSCASACATGLTDCSGACVDTDTSAAHCGACGKACAADESCQAGACECSGGKTKCGSTCTDTSGDPLNCGACGKACGGSESCIDGACVGSGSGGSGGGSGGAGAGGTGGTGAGGTGGGTGGVGTGGSGGGTGGSGGGPTGTGVCSEPIQLANVTSPTTVVGTGTAASCTNAALQAAAAKGGIITFDCGAGDVTINITQTINLLINKDTTIDGGGKVTLDGGKSTRIFYYNSPNFMATTTKVRLQRLTIRNGKAPAGQYFPQNPSMPKCAYGYKEGSGGALYMRDGILEVIDCAFYDNEAALEGPDVGGGALYAVGAKGVTIVGSRFQGNKGANGGAIGMLFANPQIVNSIFENNTAVGVGMNYVEAGCPNFNHDQQGGAGGLSGAVYFDGMNDAGFVYTLCGNVFRNNRCNELGGALFRTPNQAVRQMLIDRCIFDGNTGRIGGVSFIKQNDVTVKDSLFVNNKGGVNVQGQSVQGGSGGLWVNESSLDMVNTTFANNSPGGLTVELYGGALAVVRNVTFSNSGSDSDITAYNSIFAGVNCATTKGSKNVQWPSSGNCPADTLKQDPQLAALADNGGPTQTMLPGASSPVLGIGQSCPATDQRGQPRPANGCDTGAVER, encoded by the coding sequence ATGCAAGCTCGCGAGTTCCCGGTTCGGTTCTTTGGCGCGGCGCTGATCGCTTTCGCGGCGGCGGTGCTGTTGCTTCCCGCGTGCGGTAGCGACGATTCGACGGACTCGACACCGGGACCGGACTGCCCGACGGGTCAGGTCGCCTGCAGCGGCGTGTGCGTGGACACCGCGACGAATGCCGCGCATTGCGGTGGCTGCGGCAAGAGCTGCGGCAGCGGGCAAACGTGCCAGGGTGGCAGCTGCGCCTGCGGGGCGTCGCAGACGGACTGCAGCGGTAGCTGCGCGGACTTGCAGTCGGATCCGAAGCACTGCGGCGATTGCGCCACCGCCTGCGACAGCGGACTCGTGTGCTCCCTCGGTAGTTGCGCGAGCGCTTGTGCGACGGGACTGACTGACTGCAGCGGCGCCTGCGTCGACACCGATACCAGTGCGGCTCACTGCGGCGCGTGCGGCAAGGCCTGCGCCGCGGATGAGAGCTGCCAAGCCGGCGCATGTGAATGCAGCGGTGGAAAGACGAAGTGCGGCTCGACCTGCACCGACACCAGCGGCGACCCCCTCAATTGCGGCGCGTGCGGCAAGGCTTGCGGCGGCAGCGAGAGTTGCATCGACGGCGCGTGCGTCGGCTCGGGCAGCGGCGGCTCCGGCGGAGGCTCGGGCGGCGCGGGCGCGGGTGGCACCGGCGGCACCGGTGCCGGCGGAACCGGTGGCGGAACGGGTGGCGTGGGCACCGGCGGCAGCGGTGGCGGCACCGGTGGCAGCGGTGGCGGCCCCACGGGAACTGGCGTCTGCAGCGAGCCGATTCAGCTCGCCAACGTCACCTCGCCCACCACCGTCGTGGGTACGGGCACCGCGGCCAGCTGCACCAACGCCGCGCTGCAGGCGGCGGCAGCCAAGGGCGGCATCATCACCTTCGACTGCGGGGCCGGCGACGTCACCATCAACATCACGCAGACGATCAACCTGCTGATCAACAAGGACACCACCATCGATGGCGGCGGCAAGGTCACCCTCGACGGCGGCAAGAGCACGCGCATCTTCTACTACAACTCACCCAACTTCATGGCGACGACCACGAAGGTGCGGCTGCAGCGCCTGACGATTCGCAACGGCAAGGCGCCCGCAGGCCAGTACTTTCCGCAGAACCCGTCGATGCCCAAGTGCGCCTACGGCTACAAGGAGGGCTCGGGGGGCGCGCTCTACATGCGCGACGGCATTCTCGAAGTCATCGACTGCGCCTTCTACGACAACGAAGCTGCCCTGGAGGGACCCGACGTGGGAGGCGGCGCGCTCTACGCCGTCGGCGCGAAGGGCGTGACCATCGTGGGCAGTCGCTTTCAGGGCAACAAGGGAGCGAACGGAGGCGCCATCGGCATGTTGTTCGCCAATCCGCAGATCGTGAATTCGATCTTCGAAAACAACACCGCCGTTGGCGTGGGCATGAACTACGTGGAGGCGGGCTGCCCCAACTTCAACCACGATCAGCAGGGCGGCGCGGGTGGACTCTCGGGCGCCGTTTACTTCGACGGCATGAACGACGCGGGCTTCGTCTACACCCTGTGCGGCAACGTGTTCCGCAACAACCGCTGCAACGAGCTCGGCGGTGCCTTGTTCCGCACGCCGAACCAGGCGGTCCGCCAGATGCTCATCGATCGCTGCATCTTCGACGGCAACACCGGGCGCATCGGCGGCGTCTCCTTCATCAAGCAGAACGACGTGACGGTGAAGGACTCCTTGTTTGTGAACAACAAGGGCGGCGTGAACGTGCAAGGCCAGAGCGTGCAGGGCGGCTCCGGCGGTCTGTGGGTCAACGAAAGCTCCCTGGACATGGTGAACACCACCTTCGCCAACAACAGCCCGGGCGGCCTGACCGTGGAGCTCTACGGTGGGGCCCTGGCCGTGGTGCGCAACGTGACGTTCTCCAACAGCGGATCGGACTCGGACATCACCGCCTACAACTCCATCTTCGCCGGTGTGAACTGCGCCACGACCAAAGGCAGCAAGAACGTGCAGTGGCCGTCGTCGGGCAACTGCCCAGCTGACACTTTGAAACAGGATCCGCAGCTCGCGGCGCTGGCCGACAACGGCGGTCCGACGCAAACGATGTTGCCCGGCGCCTCGAGCCCCGTGCTCGGCATCGGCCAGAGCTGCCCCGCCACGGACCAGCGCGGGCAGCCACGCCCCGCCAACGGCTGCGACACGGGCGCCGTAGAGCGCTGA
- a CDS encoding sigma-70 family RNA polymerase sigma factor, producing MNSSGGPQGATRAMLAHPIRLPQLMTEHQSVQAVPAFETVYREHFGFVWRVLSGMGVPPAAVEDATQEVFVVVLRRLPEFRPQASLKTWLFEIALRVASNARRGLRRRGPHDELDEQMAVRAPGPAEQTESRRALAGVLAILDTMDDSLRSVLILSQFEQMSAPEIAALMKINVNTVSSRLRRARQVFRQALSERGKAIL from the coding sequence ATGAACAGCTCAGGAGGTCCCCAGGGGGCCACTCGCGCCATGCTGGCCCACCCGATTCGGCTTCCGCAGCTCATGACTGAACACCAGTCAGTGCAAGCCGTTCCGGCCTTCGAGACCGTCTACCGCGAGCACTTTGGCTTCGTGTGGCGCGTGCTGTCGGGCATGGGTGTGCCGCCCGCGGCAGTCGAGGACGCAACGCAAGAGGTCTTCGTGGTGGTGCTCAGACGCCTTCCGGAATTCCGGCCCCAAGCGTCGCTTAAAACGTGGCTGTTCGAGATCGCGTTGCGAGTAGCGAGCAACGCGAGACGGGGACTCCGACGCCGAGGGCCTCACGATGAACTCGATGAGCAAATGGCCGTGAGGGCACCCGGGCCGGCGGAGCAGACGGAGAGCCGTCGGGCACTCGCAGGTGTTCTGGCCATTCTAGACACCATGGACGATTCGCTGCGAAGCGTACTGATCCTCAGTCAGTTCGAACAGATGTCGGCGCCCGAGATCGCAGCGCTGATGAAGATCAACGTCAACACGGTTTCCTCACGCTTGCGACGCGCACGACAGGTGTTTCGGCAAGCACTGAGTGAGCGAGGGAAGGCAATCCTGTGA
- a CDS encoding VCBS repeat-containing protein — translation MAAGIDSLMRGRKSRCARGALLFAAFGLGACTSSESVGNDGIAANGASGGAGGTAGMSTGGAGGGTGGGLPGTPPTVSVLDAHPVLKDKKAEVFVVLSSMFNDPVTVDFETADATATGDPTGNGDFKPVKQTVTVVPGALKASVLIDVNTPYKTVTMETKLGRFFKTKIANPTAGATIQDGDGVVTLAAAGMVIETPLASGLGDADLVPDFEGDGSVDVLLSGTGGKACLLMSTGTVFDEAEHAIIDDPYLDGTKAFSWQVDTKLKIVGDQSAASDVNGDGLSDILVLGEGKAHFLYGGSVPIANFASGDARLSDGVAGTHLQDIDFGKQADSIQTGDWNNDGLFDWAQAGSYSSVAGGTDRFTGFYGEPGPFGGTHTSSVSFSFKSGAIPVGVGSKSSGAQAGGRGDINGDDNEDIIFVGIAANDGQFGGNYLYVRFGDSTKLNQQGMDILGTLDGQNGFEISNADYLTTLDSYRVQDAGDLNGDGIDDIVMLGGGNPLTVIFGKKTPFAQGSYPRLQDMGAEAAFFNTDTVKSARVGDLNRDGLGDIIFITENKLRVVWGQKDLKGKDIFGTKYPEVGEIDIDPSSGLDDVAAVGDIDGDKTDDVLILSSTWAPGGGGVVLFGKTLTRTLGGPELDPQIPR, via the coding sequence ATGGCGGCGGGAATTGATTCGTTGATGCGAGGACGGAAGTCACGATGCGCGCGAGGCGCGCTCTTGTTCGCCGCGTTCGGCCTTGGCGCCTGCACGTCTTCTGAGTCCGTCGGCAACGATGGAATCGCTGCGAACGGCGCAAGCGGGGGCGCCGGCGGTACCGCTGGTATGTCCACGGGCGGAGCAGGGGGCGGGACGGGCGGAGGATTGCCAGGGACTCCCCCGACCGTCTCCGTGTTGGATGCGCATCCGGTCTTGAAGGACAAGAAGGCTGAGGTTTTCGTCGTGTTGTCGAGCATGTTCAACGACCCCGTCACCGTGGACTTCGAGACGGCGGATGCGACGGCAACGGGGGACCCTACGGGCAACGGTGACTTCAAACCGGTGAAGCAAACGGTCACGGTTGTTCCCGGTGCGCTCAAGGCGTCGGTGTTGATTGACGTGAACACGCCCTACAAGACGGTCACGATGGAGACGAAACTCGGGCGCTTCTTCAAGACCAAGATCGCCAACCCGACCGCCGGTGCAACCATTCAAGACGGTGACGGCGTGGTCACGCTCGCGGCCGCAGGAATGGTCATCGAGACACCGCTGGCCAGCGGGCTCGGGGATGCAGACCTGGTCCCCGATTTCGAAGGGGACGGATCCGTGGATGTGCTGTTGAGCGGAACCGGCGGCAAAGCTTGCCTACTGATGAGCACGGGCACCGTCTTCGACGAGGCCGAGCATGCGATCATCGACGATCCCTACCTCGACGGAACGAAGGCGTTCTCCTGGCAAGTCGACACCAAACTCAAGATCGTGGGCGACCAAAGCGCCGCCAGCGACGTCAACGGAGACGGGCTGTCAGACATTCTCGTCCTGGGGGAGGGCAAAGCGCATTTCCTGTATGGGGGTTCGGTCCCGATCGCCAACTTCGCTTCGGGGGATGCGCGGCTGAGCGACGGCGTCGCGGGCACGCATCTGCAGGACATCGACTTCGGCAAGCAAGCAGACAGCATTCAAACCGGCGATTGGAACAATGACGGCCTCTTCGACTGGGCTCAGGCCGGTTCGTACTCGAGTGTCGCGGGAGGGACGGATCGCTTCACGGGCTTCTACGGAGAGCCGGGCCCGTTTGGCGGTACGCACACCTCCTCAGTGAGCTTTTCCTTCAAGTCCGGTGCCATCCCCGTCGGGGTTGGCTCCAAGTCCAGTGGCGCGCAAGCCGGCGGCCGTGGCGACATCAACGGCGACGACAACGAAGACATCATTTTCGTGGGCATCGCAGCCAATGACGGACAGTTCGGTGGCAACTACCTGTATGTGCGCTTCGGCGACAGCACCAAGCTCAATCAGCAAGGGATGGACATTCTAGGCACCCTGGACGGTCAGAACGGATTCGAAATCTCCAATGCCGACTACCTGACCACGCTCGACAGCTATCGAGTTCAAGACGCTGGTGATCTCAACGGCGACGGCATCGATGACATCGTCATGCTCGGCGGCGGCAACCCGCTCACCGTGATCTTTGGGAAGAAGACTCCCTTCGCCCAAGGTTCCTACCCTCGGCTCCAGGACATGGGGGCCGAAGCCGCCTTCTTCAACACCGACACCGTCAAGTCGGCTCGCGTCGGCGACTTGAACCGCGATGGCCTCGGCGACATCATTTTCATCACCGAGAACAAGTTGCGAGTTGTGTGGGGCCAGAAGGATCTGAAGGGAAAGGATATCTTCGGTACGAAGTATCCAGAGGTAGGTGAGATCGACATCGATCCAAGCTCGGGACTCGACGATGTCGCGGCGGTCGGCGACATCGACGGCGACAAGACCGACGACGTCCTCATTCTGTCTTCGACCTGGGCGCCAGGCGGTGGAGGGGTGGTATTGTTCGGCAAAACCCTCACGCGGACCTTGGGGGGACCCGAACTCGACCCGCAGATCCCGCGCTGA